The DNA segment AACGTCAGGCGTCCCTGCGTCTCCCATTCACACGCGCCCAGCGCCACGTAGAGGATGAGCACGCCCACTCCCCGCAGCACCGGGGACTCCACCCCGCGCGCGGCCAGGCCCGCGACGAGCCCCGTCACCGTCCATGCCGCCACCAGCGCGACGTCGTCGTAGCGCGCGGGCATGGCCAGCGCGAACGTCACCGCCGTCAGCGCCAGGTACGCGTGCGTCAGCGCCGTGGGCGCACGCTGGAGCCTGGACACGACGGCCCCCGCGCCATGCGCCAGCGCGACGACGAGGAGGAAGCCGAAGAGGTGCGAGTCCTGCTCCTGAGCAACTTCGTACGCGCCCAGCGACGTCAGGCCCACCCAGTTGAGCAGCGTGAACGCGAGGCTTGCGCGCACGGGCAGGTCGCGCGGGCGCACCAGCAGCGCCACGGAGAACAGCAGGAAGTAGAGCGCGAGGAAGCCCAGGCTCAACAGGAGCCGGTCATCCTCGGGCGCACCCGGCGCCATGTGGCCCGTGCGCACCGCCCAGACGACGTGCGTGCTGTACACGGCCACCAGGCTGGACAGGGGCACGATGACCCAACGGTTGCGCACCAGGAAGAACAGCGCGCCCGCCGCGAGCATCGTCGTGGACAGCAGTGTGAACGCGGTGATGTCGCTGAGCATCCCCGTGTGCAGTCCCAGGAACAGCGCGATGCCCGCCACCGTCTCCGACTGCATCCGGTGCGCGATGGTCACGATGGCCACCACGAACCCCGCGAGCAGCACCAGCGCCAGCACCTCGCTGTCGATGACCCGCACCGCCGGGATGAAGTGCAGCGCGTAGGTGACGAAGTACGCGAGCGCCAGACCGCCGCCGAAGACGATTCGCCCGAAGAGCTGGTGCCGCCGCGCCAACCACAACCCGAACGCGCCCAGCCCCGCGCTGAGCAGGTAGCCCGCGCCCACTCGCGCCAGCACCCCCAGCTCTCCGAAGTGGTACGTGATGAGGTACGCGATGCCGATGATGAGCGCCACGATGCCCAGGCGGCTCAACCAGTAGGTGCCGACATGCGCCTCCAGGTCCCGCTGCTGCTCGGGCACTGCCACCGGGGCCGTGACTGTGCCGACCGCGGGCATGGTCACGGGGCGCGGCGCCTCCCGGGACTCCAGGCTCGCGAGCCGCGTCTCCAGGGCCGCGACCGTCGCCTCCAACCGCTTCACCGTATCCCGCAGGTCCTGCCCGTCACCTTCGTCCGACATGGACTCCCCTCGTACTCCAGCGCGCATTCCGGCCCGGGGAATCTTCAAGTACGGGTCTGGCGTCCCTTCAGTTTGAGACGAATCCGTTCGCCGGCGTTGATACATCCCGGGCATCAACGCGGCGGAGCTTCAGCAGCTCTGACGCCGCGTGAGCGTGGCAGCAGCCCCCGGGGAGTGAGCACGGGGGCCGGAGGCCGTTGCTTCAGGCGAGGTTGTGGAACACGTGCTGCACGTCGTCGTCCTGCTCCAGCATGTCCACCAGCTTGAGCACCTCCGTGGCCTGCTCCTCGGGCAGCTCCTTCAGGGTGCCGGGCAGGGGGATGTACTCGGACTGGGTGGACGCGGTCGCGATGCCCTTGGCTTCAATCGCGGACATGAGCTTGCCGAAGTCAGCGAACTTGCAGCGCAGGAGCAGCTGCTTCTCGCCCTTCTCGCCCGTGGTCTCGCCCATCTCCTCCAGGCCGTGGTCGATGAGCTCCAGCTCCAGCTCCTCCGCGTTCAGCCCTTCGGCGTCCAGGCGGATGGCGCCCATGCGCTCGAAGAGGCGGGAGACGCTGCCCGCCGTGCCCATGCTCCCGCCCAGCTTGGTGAAGGGGAAGCGGACGTTGGCCACGGTGCGCGTGACGTTGTCCGTGGCCGCCTCCACCAGGATGCCCACGCCGTGCGGCGCGAAGCCTTCGTACAGGAGGATCTGGTAGTCGGCCTGGTCCTGACCACTGGCGCGCTTGATGGCGGCGTCCACGTTGGTCTTGGGCATGTTCGCCGCGCGGGCGTTCTGCACGGCCCGGCGCAGCGCGGGGTTCGATTCGATGGTCGGCCCGCCCGCCTTCACCGCGATCACGATGTCCTTCGTGATGCGCGTGAAGACCTTCGCCATCTTGTTCCAGCGGGCGAACATCGTCGCCTTGCGTGTCTCGAAAATGCGTCCCATGGTGTCCTCAGTATACCGAGAGCCGCTCCCGTGGAGCGGGTTTCGCAGAAGGGGCCCGTGTCACCCGCGCGGGAAGCGGCTCGCCAGCGCGTCCGCCAGGGGGCCCGCGCCCGTTCGCAGGGGGTCCACGCAGGGCAGGCCATGCGCCCGGCCGGTGGCCTCCAGGAGCGCCAGCGCCTCGTCCTCGCCCAGGTGCTCCGTGTTGATGGCGATGCCCGTGCACTGGATGGCCGGGTTCGTCAGCCGGCCCTCCAGCACCGTGCGGTCGATGACGCCCTGGATGGATGGCAGCGGGTGTTTCACGCCGCGCATGCTCGTGCGCGTGGGCTCATGGCAGACGATGAACGCGTCCGGCTGTGAGCCGTGCAGCAGGCCCAGCGTGACGCCCGCGAAGGAGGGGTGGAACAGCGACCCCTGGCCCTCCACCACGTCCCAGTGGTCCGCGTCGTTCGCGGGCGTGAGCCACTCCGCCGCGCCGGCGACGAAGTCAGACACCACGGCATCCAGTGCCACGCCTCGC comes from the Corallococcus exiguus genome and includes:
- a CDS encoding DUF2339 domain-containing protein encodes the protein MSDEGDGQDLRDTVKRLEATVAALETRLASLESREAPRPVTMPAVGTVTAPVAVPEQQRDLEAHVGTYWLSRLGIVALIIGIAYLITYHFGELGVLARVGAGYLLSAGLGAFGLWLARRHQLFGRIVFGGGLALAYFVTYALHFIPAVRVIDSEVLALVLLAGFVVAIVTIAHRMQSETVAGIALFLGLHTGMLSDITAFTLLSTTMLAAGALFFLVRNRWVIVPLSSLVAVYSTHVVWAVRTGHMAPGAPEDDRLLLSLGFLALYFLLFSVALLVRPRDLPVRASLAFTLLNWVGLTSLGAYEVAQEQDSHLFGFLLVVALAHGAGAVVSRLQRAPTALTHAYLALTAVTFALAMPARYDDVALVAAWTVTGLVAGLAARGVESPVLRGVGVLILYVALGACEWETQGRLTLLIGLVVAFVLVERGGTVRVAGLPEPEARTAFTAIGAAGAGLALVALVGARMPDGLVTLGWVIAAFLLFGVGFAVRERWYRLAALAVLGLALGRLVLVDVAKLPPDQRVVTFILLGVMLLLVSYTYTRLRDRRG
- a CDS encoding YebC/PmpR family DNA-binding transcriptional regulator yields the protein MGRIFETRKATMFARWNKMAKVFTRITKDIVIAVKAGGPTIESNPALRRAVQNARAANMPKTNVDAAIKRASGQDQADYQILLYEGFAPHGVGILVEAATDNVTRTVANVRFPFTKLGGSMGTAGSVSRLFERMGAIRLDAEGLNAEELELELIDHGLEEMGETTGEKGEKQLLLRCKFADFGKLMSAIEAKGIATASTQSEYIPLPGTLKELPEEQATEVLKLVDMLEQDDDVQHVFHNLA